In Simplicispira sp. 125, one DNA window encodes the following:
- a CDS encoding NAD(P)H-dependent oxidoreductase, protein MAALKTLLIVYHSLTGGTWQMAEAARDGAAAEGGVRVRLLPATDAGPADVLAADGYLFATPENLAAISGLMKDFFDRSYYPVQGRVNGRPYASMVCAGSDGSNAARQMARIATGWRLKAVAEPLIICTHAQTPEAILAPKQISSEDREHCRALGEALAAGLALGVF, encoded by the coding sequence ATGGCCGCGCTGAAAACCCTGCTGATCGTTTACCACTCGTTGACCGGGGGCACGTGGCAGATGGCAGAGGCCGCACGCGATGGTGCCGCAGCCGAGGGCGGCGTGCGGGTGCGTCTGCTGCCTGCCACCGATGCGGGTCCCGCCGATGTGCTGGCGGCAGATGGGTATCTGTTTGCCACCCCTGAAAACCTGGCTGCCATCAGCGGGCTGATGAAGGATTTTTTTGACCGCAGCTACTACCCGGTGCAGGGCCGCGTGAATGGCCGCCCTTACGCCAGCATGGTGTGCGCAGGCAGCGATGGCAGCAATGCGGCGCGGCAGATGGCGCGTATTGCCACGGGTTGGCGGCTCAAGGCGGTGGCCGAGCCGCTCATCATTTGCACCCACGCCCAGACACCCGAGGCGATTTTGGCGCCCAAACAAATCAGCAGCGAAGATCGGGAGCACTGCCGGGCACTGGGTGAGGCCTTGGCCGCAGGGCTGGCGCTGGGGGTGTTTTAG
- a CDS encoding NAD-dependent epimerase/dehydratase family protein, which translates to MRILLTGSTGFIGHTLQAALEAAGHTVHGGASPRSAGAQHGLVPMDFARDTTAAPWLPRLQGIDAVVNAVGVLRDTRARPIDAVHRDTPIALFGACAQAGVQRVVQISALGIDGSDTRYAKTKRAAETHLQALAAQGALRPAILRPSVVYGKGGDSSALFMNLARLPVALFPGPVLDARVQPVSVHDLAAGVVALLGPALEQTGVIECTGPEALTMGAFIASLRQQLGHSPAMVLRLPQLLTNISARLGDAVPASPWCSETLAMLGSDNVGNPAVFEQLLGRPGVHYSQLVATAWC; encoded by the coding sequence ATGCGCATTTTGCTCACGGGCTCCACCGGCTTCATTGGCCACACACTGCAAGCCGCCCTGGAGGCGGCAGGCCACACCGTGCACGGCGGCGCCTCGCCACGCAGCGCTGGCGCCCAGCACGGCCTGGTGCCCATGGATTTTGCGCGCGACACCACGGCCGCCCCCTGGTTGCCACGGTTACAGGGCATCGACGCCGTGGTCAACGCCGTGGGCGTACTGCGCGACACCCGCGCAAGACCCATCGACGCCGTGCACCGCGACACGCCCATCGCCCTGTTTGGCGCCTGCGCCCAGGCCGGGGTGCAGCGCGTGGTGCAGATTTCAGCACTGGGCATTGACGGCAGCGACACCCGCTACGCGAAGACCAAACGGGCCGCCGAGACACACTTGCAGGCGTTGGCCGCACAGGGCGCGCTGCGCCCCGCCATCCTGCGGCCCAGCGTGGTGTATGGCAAAGGCGGCGACAGCAGCGCGCTGTTCATGAACTTGGCACGCCTGCCCGTGGCACTGTTCCCCGGCCCGGTGCTCGATGCGCGGGTGCAACCCGTCTCCGTGCACGACCTTGCCGCAGGCGTGGTCGCCCTGCTCGGTCCGGCCCTGGAGCAGACAGGCGTCATCGAATGCACCGGACCTGAGGCGCTCACCATGGGCGCCTTCATCGCCAGCCTGCGCCAGCAGCTCGGTCACAGCCCCGCCATGGTGCTGCGCCTGCCCCAACTGCTGACAAACATCAGCGCCCGCCTGGGCGACGCCGTGCCCGCCTCGCCCTGGTGCAGCGAAACCCTGGCCATGCTGGGCAGCGACAACGTGGGCAACCCGGCCGTGTTTGAGCAGTTGCTGGGGCGGCCCGGCGTGCATTACAGCCAACTGGTGGCTACCGCCTGGTGCTGA